Proteins encoded together in one Lysinibacillus sp. FSL K6-0232 window:
- the tnpB gene encoding IS66 family insertion sequence element accessory protein TnpB (TnpB, as the term is used for proteins encoded by IS66 family insertion elements, is considered an accessory protein, since TnpC, encoded by a neighboring gene, is a DDE family transposase.), with protein sequence MKQDFTSVQNIYIICGKTDMRKGIDGLATLIQDSFELDPYSDSIFLFSGWSKDRYKCLYFDGDGFAMLYKRLDNGKLQWPKDENEVRNLSQQELRWLLEGLSLQQPKAIAKSVKGIF encoded by the coding sequence TGCAAAACATCTACATAATATGCGGTAAGACTGATATGCGTAAAGGCATTGACGGTCTCGCAACGCTCATTCAAGATTCTTTCGAATTGGATCCGTATAGTGATTCTATCTTTCTGTTTTCTGGATGGAGCAAGGACCGTTATAAATGTTTGTATTTCGATGGAGATGGCTTCGCTATGCTTTATAAACGATTAGATAATGGAAAATTACAATGGCCAAAAGATGAAAATGAAGTGCGTAACCTTTCGCAACAAGAACTTCGCTGGTTATTAGAAGGATTATCCCTACAACAGCCAAAGGCAATTGCAAAATCTGTAAAAGGTATCTTTTAA